The Roseivirga sp. BDSF3-8 genome has a window encoding:
- a CDS encoding S-layer homology domain-containing protein, translating to MMKKYTYLFTALALLLLAAGGYYLYPDSSAGQENTLTFNDMRGMTPEERSKAIEATGATEAAYLEYIKTFDPATGEVPTAKGLEAFKAARKQARNLRAIPGVEWFERGPNNVAGRIRAIMFDPNDLSKKKVWGGAEHGGLWYNNDVTDPASSWYNVNDFWANLSIGSIAYDPTNTQVFYVGTGVPYGGKQPRGAGIWKTTNGGGSWTQLSSTANNANFYHVSKIVVTSSGTVLANTNAGIFRSTDAGNSWNNVLAGKYASDMEIAANGTIYSGVGPDYNSYGYSEIFRSTNDGQSWTELTMPTGLLHGHRIEIATGGSGTVYAVSSDYLFNSVQWLIKSTDGGNSWTELAIPKYEQACGFPADADFTRGEQANHDLTIEVHPTNANLVILGGIDNHRSTDGGATFEQISYWTGLASCASNVHADQLSLVFRPGYPNEVVFGNDGGVYYSPHVGNASVARGSLNIQSRNKNLNITEFYAVDQLNSSSSNYMLAGSQDNGTQQFKKPGISSTSEARGGDGGFTHIDQNNSDVQLLSYIRSSYSLSTNGGKWFSIFYNDNKVGRFINPTDYDDNTNIFYAAGNTGDYLYSTDLENSSTKTMYTVNAGLTHQISAVKVSPYTANRIFVITSNEYGGQPHIYRIDNANSSTPTVTDISGSQPFANNAYGTCIQVGASDNQLLATFSNYGIVSVYESRDGGATWVNREGNLPDMPIRWGLYNPNNYNEVMLATQVGVWSTDNINTSSPDWGVTNANLANVRCDMLQYRQSDGYVAIATYGRGVYTTNVWSTTSVSDIAGHWAENEITYMLKHNFLAGYSDGTFRPDNELTRAEFATMIANIINPDISSDPAIAGRTFTDITGHWAEQNILQAARSGYLAGYGDGTFRPNDKITKLQITISIANGLPVSGGSTYLLSDFLDQTSIPSWAAQSVSNAYVNKLIANYPNRSYFTPNVNATRAMAVVTLYQALANLGRISFDNNFYIVVPAGYRLAKDEAASESEIALYPNPASDYVQIELASRLTESATYQVYDLRGQRIKEGTWSEGKRLDISSLAQGQYLIHISTPDNTFTKKFIKE from the coding sequence ATGATGAAAAAGTATACCTATTTATTTACAGCCCTTGCCCTTTTGCTGCTTGCAGCAGGAGGCTACTACCTGTATCCGGATAGCTCCGCAGGGCAGGAAAACACCCTTACCTTTAACGACATGCGGGGCATGACCCCCGAAGAGCGGAGTAAAGCAATAGAGGCCACCGGTGCCACTGAAGCCGCTTATCTCGAATACATCAAAACATTCGACCCTGCTACCGGCGAAGTGCCCACTGCCAAAGGCCTCGAGGCCTTTAAGGCCGCCCGCAAGCAGGCCCGAAACCTGCGCGCCATACCCGGCGTCGAATGGTTCGAAAGAGGCCCTAATAATGTAGCCGGAAGGATACGAGCCATTATGTTTGACCCTAATGACCTTTCTAAGAAAAAAGTTTGGGGTGGTGCTGAGCATGGAGGACTCTGGTATAACAATGACGTGACAGACCCTGCCAGTTCATGGTACAATGTAAACGACTTCTGGGCTAACCTCAGCATAGGTTCCATTGCTTACGATCCTACGAATACACAAGTCTTTTATGTGGGTACGGGCGTGCCTTACGGAGGAAAACAGCCCCGTGGTGCCGGTATATGGAAGACCACTAACGGCGGAGGCTCATGGACCCAGCTTTCGTCTACTGCTAACAATGCTAACTTTTACCATGTCTCTAAAATAGTCGTCACCAGTAGCGGTACCGTATTAGCCAACACCAATGCCGGTATATTCCGCTCCACCGATGCTGGTAATAGCTGGAATAATGTATTGGCGGGCAAATATGCTTCTGATATGGAAATTGCCGCCAATGGCACCATCTATTCAGGAGTAGGGCCTGACTATAACTCCTATGGCTATTCTGAAATATTTCGTTCTACAAACGACGGACAGAGCTGGACAGAACTGACCATGCCGACCGGTTTACTGCATGGCCACCGGATCGAAATTGCCACCGGCGGGTCAGGTACCGTATACGCCGTAAGTTCTGACTACCTGTTTAATTCAGTTCAGTGGCTTATAAAATCTACCGATGGAGGTAATAGCTGGACGGAACTTGCCATACCAAAGTATGAACAAGCCTGTGGCTTCCCTGCAGATGCTGATTTTACCAGGGGAGAGCAGGCTAATCATGACCTTACCATAGAGGTACATCCTACTAATGCTAATCTGGTAATATTAGGCGGTATAGATAATCACCGTTCTACTGATGGAGGGGCCACGTTTGAGCAGATATCTTACTGGACAGGCCTTGCTAGCTGTGCCAGCAATGTACACGCCGATCAGCTTAGCCTGGTCTTCCGCCCCGGTTATCCTAACGAAGTCGTATTCGGTAACGACGGAGGGGTATACTACTCTCCCCACGTCGGTAATGCCAGCGTTGCGAGGGGAAGCCTTAATATCCAGTCTCGTAATAAGAACCTTAATATCACAGAGTTCTACGCAGTAGACCAGCTAAATAGCAGTAGCTCCAATTATATGCTGGCAGGCAGCCAGGATAATGGCACCCAGCAATTCAAAAAGCCTGGCATATCATCTACCAGCGAGGCCAGGGGAGGCGACGGTGGCTTTACCCATATTGATCAGAATAATAGCGACGTCCAGCTTCTTTCATATATAAGAAGTAGCTATTCTCTTTCTACAAACGGAGGCAAATGGTTCAGTATATTTTATAATGATAACAAGGTGGGCCGGTTTATTAACCCGACCGATTATGATGATAATACCAATATCTTTTATGCGGCTGGTAATACAGGTGATTACCTTTACTCCACTGACCTGGAAAATTCCTCCACCAAGACGATGTATACGGTTAATGCAGGTCTTACACACCAGATATCTGCCGTAAAAGTTTCTCCCTATACGGCTAACCGCATCTTCGTCATTACTTCTAATGAGTACGGCGGCCAACCCCATATATACCGTATAGATAATGCCAACTCAAGTACACCTACTGTTACGGATATTAGCGGCAGCCAGCCTTTTGCTAATAATGCTTACGGTACCTGCATACAGGTAGGCGCCAGTGATAACCAGCTTCTCGCTACTTTCTCTAACTACGGCATTGTTTCCGTATACGAATCACGCGACGGCGGCGCCACATGGGTAAACCGTGAAGGTAATCTGCCTGATATGCCCATTCGCTGGGGGCTTTATAACCCCAATAATTATAACGAGGTTATGCTGGCTACCCAGGTAGGCGTATGGTCTACTGATAATATCAATACCAGCAGCCCTGACTGGGGAGTAACCAATGCCAATCTTGCTAATGTGCGTTGCGATATGCTCCAGTACCGCCAGTCTGATGGGTATGTAGCTATCGCTACCTATGGACGTGGCGTATATACCACCAATGTCTGGTCCACCACAAGTGTATCCGATATTGCCGGCCACTGGGCTGAGAACGAGATCACCTATATGCTTAAGCACAACTTCCTGGCAGGATATAGCGATGGTACTTTCCGCCCTGATAATGAGCTTACACGGGCTGAGTTTGCCACCATGATCGCCAATATCATTAATCCGGATATCAGCAGCGATCCTGCCATAGCCGGACGCACGTTTACCGACATCACAGGCCACTGGGCCGAGCAGAATATCCTCCAGGCAGCCAGGTCGGGCTATCTGGCCGGGTACGGCGACGGTACCTTCAGACCTAATGATAAGATCACAAAGCTGCAGATTACGATTTCCATAGCCAATGGCCTGCCCGTAAGCGGCGGCAGCACCTATCTGCTCAGTGATTTTCTTGACCAGACTTCCATCCCCAGTTGGGCGGCGCAGTCGGTATCTAATGCCTATGTGAATAAGCTCATAGCCAATTATCCCAATAGGTCATATTTTACGCCAAACGTAAATGCCACCAGGGCAATGGCTGTGGTTACGCTGTACCAGGCGCTGGCCAATCTCGGGCGGATTAGTTTTGATAACAATTTCTATATCGTTGTCCCTGCAGGGTATCGCCTGGCCAAAGACGAAGCCGCCAGCGAAAGCGAGATAGCCCTTTATCCTAACCCTGCCAGCGATTATGTGCAGATAGAATTGGCTTCCCGGCTTACAGAGAGTGCCACCTACCAGGTATATGACCTGCGTGGACAGCGCATCAAGGAGGGAACCTGGAGCGAAGGTAAAAGGCTGGATATATCATCCCTTGCGCAGGGTCAATACCTTATCCATATCAGTACGCCTGATAATACCTTTACCAAAAAGTTCATTAAAGAGTAA
- a CDS encoding S-layer homology domain-containing protein has translation MKKVYQFTGIILLILVSVLGWYSISTQNTPSANEKMPDADQRLTDKAGTASQERLGQLKTTGAVEAAHLEYLKTMDPTTGQVPVLRGLEAFRAARRQAANLRAIPGVVWDARGPSDVAGRVRSLMFDPNDPNSTKVWAASETGGLWYNNDITNPSSSWYNVDDFWTNLNISSLAYDPTNPTHYYAATGVQYDGRTRPGAGIWKSTDQGQTWTQMASTTGTNFRLISAIAFTPSGTLLATTNDGIYRSADQGLNWTKVQGGDFLSDLEVDPNGIIYAGVQQNNNAGIYKSTDDGLSFTQLSLPASATGGQRVEIAVADSNPSVVYAVAGYTNVSYFIKSTDGGQTWASLSIPNLFTCNGEDTSADFTRGQAIHDLVLEINPTDQFTVYLGGINLLRSVNGGASFAQVSNWYGSCTSVVHADQLTMAFRPGNTNEAVFGNDGGVYYSPVAGDRTLGNHQMYFNPHNKNLNITQFYSVDQRNTAGDDYMLAGTQDNGTQKFTLPGYANTTMPTGGDGGFAHIDQDNPDLQVTAYVYNYYWLSQDGGNTFKVFSDDVETGSFINPTDYDDDANVLYTVTDGSANYMYSTPLDNPTFSNITLIPGSTAVPGSITAIKVSPYTPNRIFIAVQGFLSPPFIYMVDNANTQSPTVTNLSPNGGGMDIGSYCSSLDVGASDNQILATFSNYGINTSVVETRDGGATWLNRQGNLPDMPIRWGLYHPKNTSEVMLATEVGVWSTDNITVSSPDWGVTNANLANVRCDMLKYRKSDGYVAVATYGRGVYTTNIWSYIDIKNHWAETEIRYMLENDLLAGYSDGTFRPDNELTRAEFATMIANIIDPPLSSDPAVASRSFTDISGHWAEANILQAARAGYLAGYGDGTFRPNEKITKLQITVSIANGLPVSGGTISQLDMFFDRTSIPTWAEQPIANALQNRLIANYPNKNYFTPNTNATRGLAVVTLYQALANLGRAPFSTNFYVVSPSGSRLAKNITGDAEDLALYPNPADNFLRLDIPDAGNSPVPYALYNLQGGLIANGEYTKGATLDVSYLSPGQYIVRVSVGDRLFSKKFVKK, from the coding sequence ATGAAAAAGGTTTACCAGTTTACCGGTATTATACTCCTGATACTGGTTTCCGTTCTCGGGTGGTATAGCATATCCACTCAAAATACGCCCTCAGCTAATGAAAAAATGCCTGATGCGGATCAAAGATTAACTGATAAGGCCGGTACTGCCAGCCAGGAGAGGCTGGGCCAACTTAAAACCACGGGAGCTGTGGAAGCCGCTCACCTCGAATACCTGAAAACGATGGATCCTACCACCGGCCAGGTGCCAGTGTTACGCGGGCTCGAGGCCTTTCGTGCCGCTCGCCGCCAGGCAGCCAATCTCAGGGCCATTCCCGGTGTAGTATGGGATGCTCGAGGCCCGTCTGATGTCGCAGGCCGTGTGAGATCCCTGATGTTCGACCCCAACGACCCTAATAGTACAAAGGTCTGGGCCGCCTCCGAAACCGGTGGTTTGTGGTATAATAACGACATCACCAACCCCTCTTCAAGTTGGTATAATGTAGATGATTTCTGGACCAACCTCAATATTTCTTCCCTCGCCTACGACCCCACCAACCCTACGCATTACTACGCAGCCACAGGGGTGCAGTACGACGGCAGGACCCGGCCGGGAGCCGGTATCTGGAAGTCTACTGACCAGGGGCAGACATGGACCCAGATGGCCAGTACCACAGGCACTAACTTCAGACTGATCAGTGCCATTGCCTTTACCCCCTCCGGTACCCTGCTTGCCACAACTAATGATGGCATTTACCGCTCTGCCGACCAGGGCCTTAACTGGACCAAGGTACAGGGCGGAGACTTTCTATCCGACCTGGAAGTAGATCCTAACGGCATCATCTATGCCGGTGTGCAGCAAAATAATAATGCCGGTATTTATAAATCCACCGATGATGGCCTTAGCTTTACTCAGTTAAGCCTCCCCGCTTCTGCCACCGGTGGACAGCGGGTGGAAATAGCCGTAGCTGACAGCAACCCCTCTGTGGTATATGCTGTAGCAGGCTACACCAATGTCAGCTACTTTATTAAGTCCACAGACGGAGGTCAGACCTGGGCTTCCCTAAGCATACCTAACCTGTTCACCTGCAACGGCGAAGATACCAGCGCGGATTTTACCAGGGGCCAGGCCATACACGACCTTGTACTCGAAATAAATCCTACCGATCAGTTCACTGTATACCTCGGAGGTATCAATCTGCTGCGCTCGGTTAATGGCGGTGCCAGCTTTGCCCAGGTATCTAACTGGTATGGAAGCTGCACCTCGGTTGTGCATGCCGACCAGCTCACCATGGCCTTTCGTCCCGGCAACACCAATGAAGCTGTTTTCGGCAACGATGGAGGAGTATATTATTCACCCGTGGCAGGCGACCGTACATTAGGCAACCACCAGATGTACTTTAACCCCCATAATAAAAACCTTAACATCACCCAGTTTTATAGCGTAGACCAGCGCAATACCGCTGGTGACGATTACATGCTGGCCGGTACCCAGGACAATGGTACCCAGAAATTTACCCTTCCCGGATACGCTAATACGACTATGCCCACCGGAGGGGATGGTGGCTTTGCTCACATAGATCAGGATAACCCTGATCTGCAGGTTACCGCCTATGTCTATAATTACTACTGGCTTTCACAGGATGGAGGCAATACCTTTAAAGTCTTTTCTGACGATGTGGAAACCGGATCTTTCATTAATCCTACCGATTATGACGATGATGCCAATGTGCTCTACACAGTCACCGACGGATCTGCCAACTACATGTATTCCACACCCCTGGACAATCCTACCTTTTCAAACATAACCTTAATCCCAGGATCTACGGCCGTACCCGGATCAATTACCGCTATAAAGGTATCACCCTACACCCCCAATAGGATTTTCATAGCCGTCCAGGGTTTTTTATCGCCGCCTTTTATCTACATGGTGGATAATGCGAATACCCAAAGTCCCACAGTGACTAACCTGAGCCCTAACGGCGGAGGAATGGACATCGGTTCATACTGCTCCAGCTTAGACGTAGGTGCCAGCGACAACCAGATACTCGCCACTTTCTCTAACTACGGCATCAACACATCAGTAGTCGAAACACGCGACGGCGGCGCTACCTGGCTTAACCGCCAGGGTAACCTGCCCGATATGCCCATACGGTGGGGGCTTTACCACCCGAAGAACACCAGTGAAGTTATGCTTGCCACAGAAGTGGGCGTTTGGTCTACCGACAACATAACAGTCAGTAGTCCCGACTGGGGTGTGACGAATGCCAACCTCGCCAATGTGCGTTGCGATATGCTGAAGTACCGTAAGTCCGATGGCTATGTGGCAGTAGCTACCTACGGAAGGGGAGTCTACACCACCAATATCTGGTCTTACATAGACATCAAAAACCACTGGGCAGAAACCGAAATCCGCTACATGCTGGAAAACGATCTGCTGGCCGGGTATAGTGACGGAACCTTCAGGCCCGATAATGAACTTACCAGGGCTGAGTTTGCCACCATGATCGCCAATATCATCGATCCTCCCCTCAGCAGTGATCCTGCAGTCGCCAGTCGTTCATTTACCGACATATCCGGTCATTGGGCCGAGGCTAATATACTGCAGGCTGCCCGCGCAGGCTATCTTGCCGGGTATGGTGACGGGACATTCAGACCCAATGAGAAGATCACCAAACTACAGATCACCGTTAGTATTGCCAATGGCCTGCCCGTGAGCGGAGGGACTATTTCACAGCTAGACATGTTCTTCGACCGCACCAGCATACCCACCTGGGCCGAGCAGCCTATCGCCAATGCCCTGCAGAACAGGCTCATTGCCAATTATCCTAACAAGAACTACTTCACGCCTAATACGAATGCTACCCGTGGCTTGGCTGTAGTGACCCTCTACCAGGCCCTTGCAAACCTCGGCAGAGCCCCCTTTAGTACCAACTTCTATGTGGTGAGCCCCTCAGGCAGCCGGCTTGCTAAAAATATCACCGGTGATGCGGAAGACCTTGCACTCTATCCTAATCCGGCTGATAACTTCCTTAGGCTGGATATACCCGATGCAGGCAACAGCCCTGTGCCATACGCTCTCTATAACCTGCAGGGGGGCCTGATAGCCAATGGAGAGTATACAAAAGGCGCCACACTCGACGTGTCCTATCTATCGCCCGGTCAGTACATAGTCAGGGTATCAGTAGGAGATAGACTTTTCTCTAAAAAATTTGTAAAGAAATAA